A single region of the Epinephelus moara isolate mb chromosome 16, YSFRI_EMoa_1.0, whole genome shotgun sequence genome encodes:
- the olfml3a gene encoding olfactomedin-like protein 3B, with product MKPVFVLLVSTAWTLTGAQYYYQGLMDYLENRLLAIEDRMQLWHEQSHRYHTEMLDFKKLTAEAMDGLKNEHSMMFKDLEGAAARVDRVEREMDYVETQTSPRACVNKADKVVEQGAWGLQESRGGEEEEEDWEELRSRVSDCVEIISGIRSVKILKRVGSPKGMWTRDPRSSKVYVFNGTSGDSIYQFNSVRDFSSSPGVTSSRHIRPPSEWSGPGSAVYNGYLYYIQQEADTDVQVVKYDLLSGLPRCVTDVAMFPMESHAAVYSLNPETVADLAADDEGLWLLYASSDSEPNINLAKMDPDTLDIEQIWDTRCPRENAEAAFVVCGTVYVVYNTRMPSRSRIQCLFDVNDMVISEEAPLIYFPRRYGAHASLKYNPEERQLYGWDDGYQIIYRLSMKKKLLV from the exons ATGAAGCCGGTGTTTGTCCTCCTTGTTTCCACTGCCTGGACTTTGACTGGAGCCCAGTATTACTACCAGGGGCTGATGGATTATCTGGAGAACAGGTTGTTGGCTATTGAG GACCGCATGCAGTTGTGGCATGAACAATCCCATCGCTACCACACAGAGATGCTGGATTTCAAAAAGCTAACTGCTGAGGCCATGGATGGGCTGAAGAATGAGCACAGCATGATGTTCAAAGACCTGGAGGGAGCTGCGGCCCGAGTGGACCGGGTGGAGCGAGAGATGGACTACGTTGAGACCCAGACTTCCCCTCGGGCCTGCGTGAATAAAGCAGACAAGGTTGTGGAGCAGGGAGCCTGGGGGTtgcaggagagcagaggaggggaagaggaggaagaggattgGGAGGAGCTGCGCTCCAGAGTCTCTG ACTGTGTTGAAATCATCTCTGGCATCAGGTCAGTGAAGATCCTGAAGAGAGTCGGCAGTCCCAAAGGCATGTGGACCAGAGACCCAAGGTCGTCCAAAGTTTACGTCTTCAATGGGACATCAGGAGACAGCATCTACCAGTTCAACTCTGTACGAGACTTTTCCAGCTCTCCTGGCGTCACCAGCAGCCGACACATCAGACCTCCCTCTGAGTGGAGCGGTCCAGGCAGCGCTGTCTATAACGGCTATTTGTACTACATACAGCAGGAGGCTGATACAGACGTGCAGGTGGTCAAATATGACCTGCTGAGTGGCTTG CCACGCTGCGTGACAGACGTCGCCATGTTCCCCATGGAGAGCCACGCTGCGGTTTACAGCCTCAACCCAGAAACTGTTGCGGACCTCGCAGCAGACGACGAAGGCCTCTGGCTCCTGTACGCCTCCAGCGACAGTGAACCAAACATCAACCTGGCAAAAATGGACCCTGACACGCTCGATATAGAACAAATCTGGGACACCCGGTGCCCACGGGAGAACGCAGAGGCCGCTTTTGTGGTGTGTGGGACCGTCTATGTCGTTTACAACACCCGCATGCCCAGCAGGTCCCGAATCCAATGCCTGTTTGATGTCAATGACATGGTGATCAGCGAGGAGGCTCCCCTGATATACTTTCCCAGGAGGTACGGAGCCCACGCCAGCCTGAAATACAACCCCGAGGAGAGACAGCTCTACGGCTGGGACGATGGCTACCAAATCATTTACAGACTGAGCATGAAGAAGAAGCTCCTGGTGTGA